A single window of Methanoregula sp. DNA harbors:
- a CDS encoding HAD-IC family P-type ATPase, with protein MNPDKNRASPPGNSPGTACCNIQVLKDTAWHALNADEIYALLASSPQGLDTHEVRARNQKYGSNTLPSKKPPAPWEVVLRQFKSPLIYILLVAALISFGIGEITDGTFILAVICVNAIIGTIQEWKAEKSAHALQALLHITAIVHRDGHPITIDAADLVPGDVVLLSEGNRVPADIRLLHEYSLKVDESLLSGESLPVEKDTVTIPEETPFMARWNMAYAGSTVVSGRGEGVVTATGLLTEVGKIARSVVLTDPVKPPLLIRMEKFSQRIGFFVIAAGILIAVIALSRGMPSIEVFFIVVALAVSAIPEGLPVSITVALSLGVSRMAARNVIVRKLTAVEALGSCTYIASDKTGTLTVNAQTLRLVEFPDGHPFTITGEGYDGDGEVVTESAGNSVAEDRGRLLNFAALGIICNSAELRRSGRGWVHQGDPIDIAFLAYGYKLGLEPDEVRRRIFVIGEIPFEAEFRYAATFYKEGSRNRIVVKGAVEMILPMCWGQSSGQGTSPLDAPLMMELALELAEQGFRVIALAEGDLHPQPDKPAPDRADLHSLMFVGFACFIDPVRPEAAEAIQTCRQAGIRVAMVTGDHPATALAIARELGIAKSPEQLITGTELETFRDLERPEAIKKLENISVFARVVPLQKLAIVKNLQRLGHYVAVTGDGVNDTPALKQANIGVAMGSGTDLAKDTASIIITEDSFSSIVDGIYEGRVTYDNIRKVTYLLISTGFAEVVLFMLALGAGLPLPLLAVQLLWLNLVTNGIQDVALAFEGGESGVMKRKPRLPQESIINRRMAEETIVSGLYIGISAFVVWGFLIGAGYEENTARNLLLLLMVLLENCHVFNCRSEYISAFHVPLARNRFLILGVIAAQGIHILSMYIPFMQNALGVSPVTFDEWFLLLGISLGVIAVMELYKFVGKFRSNETSGAVPVQGI; from the coding sequence ATGAACCCGGACAAAAACAGAGCCTCCCCTCCCGGGAATTCACCAGGGACCGCCTGCTGCAACATACAGGTCCTAAAGGACACTGCATGGCATGCACTCAACGCGGATGAGATCTATGCTCTGCTTGCATCATCACCCCAAGGTCTTGATACGCATGAAGTCCGGGCAAGAAATCAGAAATATGGGAGCAACACTCTCCCCTCAAAGAAACCTCCGGCACCCTGGGAAGTCGTCCTCCGTCAGTTTAAAAGTCCGCTCATCTACATCCTCCTTGTTGCCGCCCTAATATCATTTGGGATCGGGGAAATTACTGATGGTACATTTATCCTTGCCGTCATTTGTGTGAACGCGATCATCGGGACCATCCAGGAATGGAAAGCGGAAAAGAGTGCCCATGCATTGCAGGCGCTTCTCCATATAACCGCGATTGTCCACAGAGACGGACATCCAATCACAATAGATGCTGCCGACCTCGTTCCTGGCGATGTTGTTCTCTTAAGCGAAGGAAACCGTGTGCCGGCAGATATCCGGCTCCTCCATGAGTATTCCCTGAAGGTAGACGAATCCCTCCTCTCCGGCGAATCCCTTCCTGTTGAAAAAGATACGGTCACCATACCTGAAGAAACCCCCTTCATGGCCCGGTGGAATATGGCGTATGCAGGATCGACGGTGGTATCAGGAAGAGGCGAAGGTGTTGTTACAGCCACCGGGCTTCTGACTGAAGTAGGAAAGATCGCCCGGAGTGTGGTACTTACGGATCCGGTAAAGCCTCCGCTCCTGATCCGTATGGAAAAATTTTCGCAGAGAATCGGGTTCTTTGTCATTGCGGCAGGTATCCTGATTGCAGTAATTGCATTATCCCGGGGTATGCCCTCCATCGAGGTTTTTTTTATCGTGGTAGCACTCGCTGTGTCTGCTATCCCTGAAGGACTACCTGTATCAATTACCGTTGCACTTTCCCTCGGGGTATCCCGGATGGCAGCGAGGAACGTGATCGTTCGAAAACTGACTGCAGTCGAAGCGCTGGGGAGTTGTACATACATTGCCAGCGATAAAACCGGCACGCTCACAGTGAATGCACAGACATTACGTCTTGTTGAATTCCCTGACGGTCATCCCTTTACGATAACCGGAGAGGGATATGATGGTGACGGGGAGGTTGTAACAGAAAGTGCAGGGAATAGTGTAGCTGAAGACCGCGGGCGTCTTTTAAACTTTGCCGCACTGGGAATCATATGTAACAGTGCTGAGCTGAGACGTTCGGGCAGGGGATGGGTGCATCAGGGTGATCCTATTGACATCGCTTTTCTCGCGTACGGGTACAAGCTTGGTCTCGAACCTGACGAGGTGAGGAGACGCATATTTGTCATTGGCGAGATCCCGTTTGAAGCCGAATTCAGGTATGCAGCCACATTTTACAAGGAAGGATCCCGCAACCGGATTGTCGTCAAGGGTGCCGTGGAGATGATCCTCCCTATGTGTTGGGGGCAATCATCCGGCCAGGGAACCTCACCCCTCGATGCACCGCTGATGATGGAACTTGCCCTTGAGCTTGCCGAACAGGGATTCAGGGTGATCGCGCTTGCAGAGGGTGATCTGCACCCGCAACCGGATAAACCGGCTCCTGACCGCGCCGATCTTCATTCACTGATGTTTGTGGGCTTTGCATGCTTTATCGACCCGGTCAGGCCGGAGGCGGCAGAAGCGATCCAGACCTGCCGCCAGGCGGGGATCCGTGTTGCAATGGTAACCGGCGATCATCCTGCAACTGCGCTTGCGATTGCCCGTGAGCTCGGCATAGCCAAATCTCCGGAACAATTGATTACCGGAACAGAACTCGAAACATTTAGGGATCTTGAACGTCCTGAAGCAATTAAAAAACTTGAGAATATATCAGTGTTTGCCCGGGTCGTCCCACTCCAGAAACTTGCCATAGTGAAAAATCTCCAGAGACTCGGGCATTATGTAGCGGTAACGGGGGATGGGGTCAATGATACACCGGCATTGAAGCAGGCAAATATCGGGGTTGCCATGGGATCCGGCACCGATCTTGCAAAGGACACTGCCTCCATCATCATCACCGAAGATTCATTCTCCTCCATTGTCGACGGGATCTATGAAGGACGGGTGACCTATGACAATATCAGGAAGGTGACATACCTGCTTATCTCCACCGGGTTTGCCGAAGTGGTCCTCTTTATGCTGGCACTCGGTGCCGGACTCCCGCTCCCGCTTCTTGCGGTACAGTTGCTCTGGCTCAACCTTGTCACCAACGGTATCCAGGATGTGGCACTCGCGTTTGAAGGAGGCGAGTCCGGTGTGATGAAACGAAAACCGCGCCTCCCACAAGAGAGCATCATCAACCGCAGGATGGCAGAAGAAACGATTGTATCAGGACTGTATATTGGAATTTCCGCATTTGTTGTATGGGGGTTCCTGATCGGTGCTGGTTATGAAGAGAATACCGCACGCAATCTTCTCCTGCTCCTGATGGTGCTGCTTGAAAACTGTCATGTCTTCAATTGCCGATCGGAGTACATATCAGCATTCCATGTACCTCTTGCACGCAACCGGTTTCTCATTCTGGGCGTAATCGCGGCTCAGGGAATCCATATCCTATCGATGTATATCCCCTTCATGCAAAATGCATTGGGGGTTTCTCCGGTCACATTTGATGAGTGGTTTCTCCTTCTTGGAATCTCGCTGGGAGTGATCGCGGTGATGGAGCTGTATAAATTTGTGGGGAAATTCAGGAGCAACGAGACGAGTGGCGCAGTTCCTGTACAGGGAATATAG
- a CDS encoding universal stress protein, which produces MYDHVLVPVDLSVKSRYALRCLRHIPGIRQVEILHVVYNRYPSKVAALDDPDREYTRSCLEEIKRDFTLPGATVRTIIEEIQGGEIFEALNRIASREGIALTLMGRRGRGIIDTLLLGSVASDFLRYGKTDLLLVNNRWADDMPSPGQDLPCPDLFSHVMVCTDFSDPEIAEFSCHELPWIRKVTLFHAVTTGDSPEEIRTSVDAAKAILGRMQDCFVRISIPAQIHVSVGSAAEEIISFSEKHDISIIILKSTGKRGFLQSLVGSTTARVARNSKKPVLVLRRSLGTKQ; this is translated from the coding sequence ATGTATGATCATGTGCTTGTCCCGGTCGATCTCTCAGTCAAATCCCGGTACGCACTTCGTTGTCTCAGACATATTCCGGGAATACGACAGGTGGAGATTCTTCATGTTGTCTACAACAGATATCCTTCGAAGGTTGCAGCCCTGGATGATCCCGATCGTGAATATACGAGGTCGTGCCTGGAAGAGATCAAAAGAGATTTCACATTACCCGGAGCAACAGTAAGGACAATCATCGAGGAGATCCAGGGTGGCGAGATCTTTGAGGCGCTCAACCGGATTGCATCACGGGAAGGGATTGCGCTTACCCTCATGGGAAGGAGGGGAAGGGGGATCATCGATACCCTGCTTCTTGGAAGTGTCGCATCTGATTTTCTCCGCTATGGGAAGACAGATCTGCTTCTTGTCAATAACAGGTGGGCAGATGATATGCCCTCCCCGGGACAGGATCTTCCCTGCCCGGACCTTTTTTCACATGTCATGGTATGTACGGATTTTTCAGATCCGGAGATTGCAGAGTTCTCTTGCCATGAACTGCCATGGATCCGGAAGGTTACGCTTTTCCATGCTGTGACAACCGGGGATTCCCCGGAAGAAATCAGGACCTCTGTTGATGCAGCAAAGGCAATACTTGGCAGAATGCAGGACTGTTTTGTCCGGATCTCCATTCCTGCGCAGATTCATGTTTCTGTTGGTAGCGCTGCTGAAGAGATCATCTCATTCTCAGAGAAGCATGACATATCCATTATCATCCTCAAATCAACAGGAAAGAGAGGTTTTCTGCAGAGTCTTGTGGGCAGCACAACAGCACGTGTGGCACGGAATTCCAAAAAACCGGTTCTTGTGCTGAGAAGATCACTGGGCACGAAGCAATAA